The following coding sequences are from one Venturia canescens isolate UGA chromosome 5, ASM1945775v1, whole genome shotgun sequence window:
- the Prosalpha4 gene encoding proteasome subunit alpha type-7-1 produces the protein MAARYDRAITVFSPDGHLLQVEYAQEAVRKGSTAVGVRGNDVVVLGVEKKSVAKLQEERTVRKICLLDDHVVMAFAGLTADARVLINRAQIECQSHKLTVEDPVTLEYITRYIAGLKQKYTQSNGRRPFGISCLLAGFDYDGVPHLYQTEPSGIYYEWKANATGRSAKTVREFLEKYYTPEEVATERGSIKLAIRALLEVVQSGQKNLEIAVMRRGQPLQMLDTDTIGEYVTEIEKEKEVEAEKKKQKK, from the exons ATGGCAGCCCGTTACGATCGTGCGATCACTGTATTTTCACCAGACGGACACTTGCTCCAAGTTGAATATGCCCAGGAAGCTGTGCGTAAAGGATCCACAGCG GTCGGCGTTCGCGGCAATGACGTTGTCGTACTTggcgtcgaaaaaaaatctgttgcaAAACTTCAAGAAGAGCGTACAGTGCGAAAAATTTGTCTTCTCGACGATCACGTAGTCATGGCATTTGCAG GATTGACTGCTGATGCCAGAGTTCTGATTAATCGTGCTCAGATTGAATGTCAAAGTCACAAACTGACCGTTGAAGATCCAGTTACATTGGAGTACATAACTCGCTACATAGCAG GGTTGAAGCAAAAATACACCCAAAGCAATGGCAGAAGACCCTTCGGAATATCTTGTCTTTTAGCTGGATTCGATTATGATGGGGTACCTCATCTTTATCAGACTGAACCTTCGGGCATTTATTACGAGTGGAAA GCAAACGCAACAGGCCGCAGCGCCAAAACAGTTCGGGAGTTTTTAGAAAAGTACTACACACCGGAAGAAGTGGCAACAGAACGAGGCTCTATCAAATTGGCTATAAGAGCGTTACTAGAAGTGGTGCAATCCGGTCAGAAAAATTTAGAAATAGCAGTGATGCGTCGTGGTCAGCCACTGCAG ATGCTCGATACGGACACGATAGGTGAATACGTAACAGAAATTGAAAAGGAGAAGGAAGTCGAGGCggagaagaagaaacaaaagaagTGA